One Ornithodoros turicata isolate Travis unplaced genomic scaffold, ASM3712646v1 Chromosome15, whole genome shotgun sequence DNA window includes the following coding sequences:
- the LOC135372510 gene encoding uncharacterized protein LOC135372510 isoform X3 — protein MYVHKSAQPQPNHELLDQGTTAAITSSDALEGSSSAGTSQAARGAAENLLRDVASTSNAGAPCGRTPTANKGAKDKVLKNGETQGNPERGVSATVGVPPFTEMMNGRVGILPIYAYHVNNGYTIAGTAALRVLKNSRLTLVAKDMAQALWGNAVLCERSFGGRVAPRDKCNPGILPRKELTPAKVNRVIETEAHWGKMRHVTSQTQLRI, from the exons ATGTATGTACACAAG TCAGCACAGCCTCAGCCAAATCATGAGTTGCTGGATCAAGGGACCACGGCTGCCATAACTTCAAGTGATGCACTTGAAGGTTCGTCCTCAGCAGGAACTAGTCAAGCTGCAAGAGGAGCAGCTGAAAACCTGCTGAGAG ACGTGGCTAGTACATCAAATGCCGGAGCACCTTGTGGCAGAACACCCACAGCAAACAAGGGGGCCAAGGACAAAGTGTTAAAAAATG GTGAAACACAAGGCAATCCAGAGAGGGGCGTGTCCGCCACAGTTGGTGTACCCCCATTCACAGAAATGATGAATGGTCGAGTGGGTATCTTACCTATCTACGCA TACCACGTCAACAATGGATATACTATTGCTGGGACAGCTGCCCTACGGGTCTTAAAGAATAGTAGACTAACCCTTGTTGCCAAGGATATGGCCCAGGCACTCTGGGGAAATGCAGTGCTGTGTGAGAGGAGTTTTGGGGGGAGAGTAGCTCCAAGAGATAAATGTAACCCTGGCATATTGCCAAGGAAAGAATTAACCCCGGCGAAAGTCAACCGCGTTATTG AAACAGAGGCACACTGGGGCAAGATGCGTCACGTGACGTCGCAGACACAATTACGAATATAG
- the LOC135372510 gene encoding uncharacterized protein LOC135372510 isoform X2: MMSRCLNCLNLDDNQSAQPQPNHELLDQGTTAAITSSDALEGSSSAGTSQAARGAAENLLRDVASTSNAGAPCGRTPTANKGAKDKVLKNGETQGNPERGVSATVGVPPFTEMMNGRYHVNNGYTIAGTAALRVLKNSRLTLVAKDMAQALWGNAVLCERSFGGRVAPRDKCNPGILPRKELTPAKVNRVIETEAHWGKMRHVTSQTQLRI, from the exons ATGATGTCTCGCTGTTTAAATTGTTTAAATCTGGATGACAACCAGTCAGCACAGCCTCAGCCAAATCATGAGTTGCTGGATCAAGGGACCACGGCTGCCATAACTTCAAGTGATGCACTTGAAGGTTCGTCCTCAGCAGGAACTAGTCAAGCTGCAAGAGGAGCAGCTGAAAACCTGCTGAGAG ACGTGGCTAGTACATCAAATGCCGGAGCACCTTGTGGCAGAACACCCACAGCAAACAAGGGGGCCAAGGACAAAGTGTTAAAAAATG GTGAAACACAAGGCAATCCAGAGAGGGGCGTGTCCGCCACAGTTGGTGTACCCCCATTCACAGAAATGATGAATGGTCGA TACCACGTCAACAATGGATATACTATTGCTGGGACAGCTGCCCTACGGGTCTTAAAGAATAGTAGACTAACCCTTGTTGCCAAGGATATGGCCCAGGCACTCTGGGGAAATGCAGTGCTGTGTGAGAGGAGTTTTGGGGGGAGAGTAGCTCCAAGAGATAAATGTAACCCTGGCATATTGCCAAGGAAAGAATTAACCCCGGCGAAAGTCAACCGCGTTATTG AAACAGAGGCACACTGGGGCAAGATGCGTCACGTGACGTCGCAGACACAATTACGAATATAG
- the LOC135372510 gene encoding uncharacterized protein LOC135372510 isoform X1: protein MMSRCLNCLNLDDNQSAQPQPNHELLDQGTTAAITSSDALEGSSSAGTSQAARGAAENLLRDVASTSNAGAPCGRTPTANKGAKDKVLKNGETQGNPERGVSATVGVPPFTEMMNGRVGILPIYAYHVNNGYTIAGTAALRVLKNSRLTLVAKDMAQALWGNAVLCERSFGGRVAPRDKCNPGILPRKELTPAKVNRVIETEAHWGKMRHVTSQTQLRI, encoded by the exons ATGATGTCTCGCTGTTTAAATTGTTTAAATCTGGATGACAACCAGTCAGCACAGCCTCAGCCAAATCATGAGTTGCTGGATCAAGGGACCACGGCTGCCATAACTTCAAGTGATGCACTTGAAGGTTCGTCCTCAGCAGGAACTAGTCAAGCTGCAAGAGGAGCAGCTGAAAACCTGCTGAGAG ACGTGGCTAGTACATCAAATGCCGGAGCACCTTGTGGCAGAACACCCACAGCAAACAAGGGGGCCAAGGACAAAGTGTTAAAAAATG GTGAAACACAAGGCAATCCAGAGAGGGGCGTGTCCGCCACAGTTGGTGTACCCCCATTCACAGAAATGATGAATGGTCGAGTGGGTATCTTACCTATCTACGCA TACCACGTCAACAATGGATATACTATTGCTGGGACAGCTGCCCTACGGGTCTTAAAGAATAGTAGACTAACCCTTGTTGCCAAGGATATGGCCCAGGCACTCTGGGGAAATGCAGTGCTGTGTGAGAGGAGTTTTGGGGGGAGAGTAGCTCCAAGAGATAAATGTAACCCTGGCATATTGCCAAGGAAAGAATTAACCCCGGCGAAAGTCAACCGCGTTATTG AAACAGAGGCACACTGGGGCAAGATGCGTCACGTGACGTCGCAGACACAATTACGAATATAG